Proteins from one Phyllobacterium zundukense genomic window:
- a CDS encoding ribonuclease T2 family protein, whose product MPIAKLARYVLFAALIGISILSYLREENAPVTNGPIEPSSDTPMERQAGQPPSLPSGTGFDFYVLALSWSPSYCAAEGPNANRQQCSSGRPYGFVVHGLWPQYERGYPQDCDTSQPRNVPYAQARQLSDIMPSPGLVTHEWRKHGSCTGLTQQDYFSVMRQAVKRVAIPAPYRQPTSRAPINPQVLEQAFVSANPGLAKEGIAVTCDSDYLREVRVCLTKDLNFRTCPEVERSSCRRRSVDMPAAQ is encoded by the coding sequence ATGCCGATCGCCAAGCTGGCTCGCTATGTGCTGTTTGCGGCTCTGATCGGCATTTCAATACTTTCCTATCTGCGCGAAGAGAACGCGCCGGTAACGAACGGTCCGATCGAACCTTCTTCTGATACGCCGATGGAACGGCAGGCCGGGCAGCCCCCGTCACTGCCCTCCGGCACAGGTTTCGACTTCTATGTGCTCGCGCTTTCCTGGTCACCCAGCTATTGCGCGGCAGAAGGACCGAACGCCAATCGGCAACAATGTTCGTCAGGGCGGCCGTACGGGTTCGTCGTGCATGGGCTCTGGCCGCAATATGAACGGGGCTATCCGCAGGATTGCGATACGTCGCAGCCGCGCAACGTTCCCTACGCCCAAGCCAGACAATTATCCGATATCATGCCATCACCCGGTCTCGTTACCCATGAGTGGCGTAAACATGGCTCCTGCACCGGCTTGACGCAGCAGGACTATTTCTCCGTTATGCGCCAAGCTGTAAAGCGTGTTGCGATTCCAGCCCCTTACCGCCAGCCTACATCGCGCGCGCCGATCAATCCGCAGGTACTAGAACAGGCCTTTGTTTCCGCCAATCCCGGACTTGCCAAAGAAGGCATCGCCGTTACCTGCGACAGCGACTATCTGCGGGAGGTGCGCGTTTGCCTGACAAAGGATCTGAACTTCCGCACCTGCCCCGAAGTCGAGCGCTCCTCTTGCAGGCGGCGCTCCGTGGATATGCCTGCAGCGCAGTAG
- a CDS encoding outer membrane protein — protein sequence MRTLKTTILATVAVFTLSAPVIAADAIQEQPPAPAPIEAPAAADWSGAYLGAYGGYGWNKHKTDDSGNINADGFQGGAYGGYNFQNGQFVYGGEADLGYSGGDETSGGIKAKQGVEGSVRARAGIALDPILLYGTGGLAVANSKLSSDTGSDSNTRVGWTVGAGAEAKFTQNIVGRVEYRYSDYGKKDFDLGGLDDVSSKLTTNEIRVGVGYKF from the coding sequence ATGCGCACTCTTAAAACAACGATCCTCGCTACCGTGGCAGTGTTCACGCTCTCCGCTCCGGTAATCGCCGCCGACGCCATCCAGGAACAGCCACCTGCACCGGCTCCCATCGAAGCACCAGCTGCTGCTGATTGGTCCGGCGCTTACCTCGGCGCTTATGGCGGTTACGGTTGGAACAAGCACAAGACCGACGATTCTGGCAACATCAACGCCGATGGCTTCCAGGGCGGCGCTTACGGTGGTTACAATTTCCAGAACGGCCAGTTCGTCTATGGTGGTGAAGCAGACCTCGGCTACTCCGGTGGAGACGAGACCAGTGGCGGCATCAAAGCGAAGCAGGGCGTAGAAGGCTCGGTTCGTGCTCGCGCCGGTATCGCGCTTGATCCGATTCTGTTGTACGGCACAGGCGGTCTCGCCGTGGCGAACAGCAAACTGTCTTCCGATACGGGTAGTGACTCAAACACCCGCGTCGGCTGGACAGTTGGTGCCGGTGCCGAAGCCAAGTTCACGCAGAATATCGTAGGCCGCGTCGAATATCGCTATAGCGATTACGGCAAGAAGGACTTCGACCTCGGCGGTCTGGATGACGTTTCCAGCAAGCTGACAACGAACGAGATTCGTGTCGGTGTTGGTTACAAGTTCTAA
- a CDS encoding 23S rRNA (adenine(2030)-N(6))-methyltransferase RlmJ, producing the protein MNYRHAYHAGNFADVVKHLILTRIVLYLQRKEQAFRVIDTHAGIGRYDLGGVEAGKTGEWQNGVGRLLDAKIDAKVAELIQPYLDIVRAENAGGEMRHYPGSPLIVRHLLRRQDRLSALELHPEDAELLAEIFEGDIQVRVTKLDGWLALGAHVPPKEKRGLVLVDPPFEVAGEFDRLVDGLVRAHKRFSGGTFALWYPVKDRQEVRRFVAALHDTGIPKILRTELMIRAPSPEPRLDGTGMIIVNPPYTLDDELRILLPALSKILSEEQNAGFTLEWIRGEQVDA; encoded by the coding sequence ATGAACTACCGACACGCCTATCATGCCGGCAATTTCGCCGATGTGGTCAAACACCTCATCCTGACGCGAATTGTGCTCTATCTCCAACGCAAGGAACAAGCCTTTCGCGTTATCGATACCCATGCGGGCATAGGCCGGTACGATCTCGGCGGCGTCGAAGCTGGCAAGACCGGCGAGTGGCAGAACGGCGTTGGACGGCTGCTCGATGCCAAGATCGATGCCAAGGTTGCGGAATTGATCCAGCCCTATCTCGATATCGTACGCGCCGAAAATGCGGGTGGCGAGATGCGGCACTATCCGGGATCGCCGCTGATCGTGCGGCATCTCTTGCGCCGGCAGGACCGGCTTTCCGCGCTGGAATTGCATCCGGAAGATGCAGAGCTGTTGGCCGAGATATTCGAGGGCGACATTCAGGTCCGCGTGACCAAGCTGGACGGCTGGCTGGCCCTCGGCGCGCACGTACCGCCGAAGGAAAAACGCGGGCTGGTCCTGGTCGATCCGCCGTTCGAGGTGGCGGGTGAATTCGACCGTCTCGTCGATGGGCTGGTGCGGGCACACAAGCGCTTTTCCGGCGGAACCTTCGCCTTGTGGTATCCAGTCAAGGACCGGCAGGAAGTGCGGCGGTTTGTGGCCGCGCTGCACGATACCGGCATCCCCAAGATATTGCGGACCGAACTCATGATTCGCGCTCCTTCGCCGGAACCGCGTCTGGATGGCACCGGCATGATCATCGTCAACCCACCCTATACGCTCGATGACGAACTGCGCATCCTGCTGCCAGCGTTGTCGAAAATCCTCAGTGAAGAACAGAATGCGGGTTTCACGCTCGAATGGATACGCGGCGAGCAAGTTGACGCTTGA
- a CDS encoding glutathione S-transferase, giving the protein MPKILYSPASPYSTKVRMAALYAGVPVENVLVDSNAEPMELISANPLGKIPTLILDDGKAIFDSRVITQYLNRMSGNKIFPRNAEKRLEAEQLESVADGLCDVLLAHVYERRFHPEEKIHQPWLDRQWGKAIRVLDHLNAAPPRLGKKIHGGHIALAAALAYASLRFEGKWEKGRSKLKRWQKRFEELHPDLAALLPK; this is encoded by the coding sequence GTGCCGAAAATTCTCTATTCCCCCGCCTCACCCTACAGTACCAAAGTCCGCATGGCGGCGCTTTATGCGGGGGTCCCTGTCGAGAATGTGCTGGTGGACAGCAACGCCGAACCGATGGAACTGATCAGCGCCAATCCGCTCGGCAAGATTCCAACGCTTATTCTGGATGACGGCAAGGCAATCTTCGACAGCCGCGTCATCACGCAATATCTAAACCGTATGTCGGGCAACAAGATTTTCCCGCGCAATGCAGAAAAGCGGCTTGAGGCCGAACAACTGGAATCGGTTGCCGACGGACTTTGCGATGTGCTGCTCGCACACGTTTATGAGCGCCGCTTCCATCCGGAGGAAAAGATCCACCAGCCTTGGCTCGACCGCCAATGGGGCAAGGCTATCCGCGTGCTTGACCACCTCAACGCCGCACCGCCGCGTCTCGGCAAGAAAATTCATGGCGGACATATCGCACTTGCGGCCGCCCTCGCCTATGCGAGCCTGCGTTTTGAAGGCAAATGGGAAAAAGGCCGCTCGAAGCTCAAGCGCTGGCAGAAGCGTTTCGAGGAATTGCATCCTGACTTGGCGGCGCTGCTGCCAAAATAA
- a CDS encoding type II toxin-antitoxin system RelE/ParE family toxin yields the protein MIEGNFGDVKPVGEGISELRIDYGPGYRIYFIEQNGILIILLCGGEKSTQERDIKKAKSMANLLRK from the coding sequence TTGATCGAGGGTAATTTTGGTGATGTCAAACCCGTCGGTGAGGGCATCAGCGAGCTTCGAATTGATTATGGCCCTGGTTACCGCATTTATTTTATTGAGCAAAATGGCATCTTGATTATCTTGTTGTGCGGAGGGGAAAAGAGCACTCAGGAGCGCGATATCAAAAAGGCAAAGTCAATGGCCAATCTTTTGAGGAAATGA
- a CDS encoding EamA family transporter, whose amino-acid sequence MSGTVVLIVLFAALMHASWNAVVKSEGNKFLNTVVVVTSAGIIAAICLPFLTPPARESWPFLAASGVAQVIYLVLVAAAYRSGDMSQAYPIMRGTAPLIVAIASGPLIGEVLSLEKWAGIALICGGVLALALESRRRAGSNRATTILALINAVVIASYTLIDGVGVRHSGAPASYTMWVFVLNAVPLFIWTMVMRPGELWPHFLKRTRLATIGGVGTLGSYGLALWAMTMAPVAAVAALRETSILFAVAISAFILKESVGPKRLAAVALIAMGAAVMRLA is encoded by the coding sequence ATGTCCGGAACTGTCGTCCTCATCGTGCTGTTTGCAGCACTCATGCATGCAAGCTGGAATGCCGTTGTCAAATCCGAAGGCAACAAGTTCCTGAACACTGTTGTCGTTGTCACCTCTGCCGGCATCATCGCGGCCATCTGCCTGCCATTTTTAACACCGCCAGCACGCGAAAGCTGGCCTTTTCTGGCCGCATCCGGTGTCGCTCAGGTCATCTATCTTGTATTGGTAGCGGCGGCGTATCGCAGTGGTGACATGAGCCAGGCCTATCCGATCATGCGCGGCACCGCGCCGTTGATCGTCGCCATCGCCAGCGGCCCGCTGATCGGCGAGGTACTTTCCTTGGAGAAATGGGCCGGAATCGCGCTGATCTGCGGCGGCGTCCTTGCGCTGGCGCTGGAGTCGCGGCGGCGGGCTGGCTCAAATCGCGCCACCACGATCCTTGCGCTCATCAACGCGGTGGTGATTGCGTCCTATACGCTGATCGACGGCGTCGGCGTTCGTCATTCGGGCGCGCCGGCTTCCTACACGATGTGGGTGTTTGTCCTGAATGCAGTGCCGTTGTTCATCTGGACGATGGTCATGCGCCCGGGTGAATTGTGGCCGCATTTCCTCAAGCGGACGCGGCTCGCAACGATCGGCGGGGTAGGCACGCTTGGCTCCTACGGCCTTGCGCTCTGGGCCATGACGATGGCGCCGGTTGCCGCTGTTGCTGCCTTGCGGGAAACATCGATCCTGTTTGCGGTGGCTATTTCGGCTTTCATTCTCAAGGAAAGCGTCGGGCCGAAGCGGCTTGCCGCGGTCGCGCTGATCGCGATGGGTGCTGCCGTCATGCGTCTGGCTTAA
- a CDS encoding glutathione S-transferase family protein: MSLKLFYHPLSSYCMKVLTALYEKDLAFEAQLVNFGDPEENARFTEMWPIRKFPVLQDGARDRLIPESTPIIEYLEMHYPGKAQLLPTDPEMAHEARWFDRFFDLHVHTHMQKIVGDKLRPEDKKDAFGVEEAITKLRTAYSVLESRLKHRTWAAGEQYTLADCSASPALFYANLNMPLGSEHPNVSHYLHRLMNRPSFARVVEEAKPYFHMLPQ, encoded by the coding sequence ATGTCGCTGAAGCTGTTTTATCACCCGCTGTCGTCCTATTGCATGAAGGTTCTGACGGCGCTGTACGAGAAGGACCTGGCCTTCGAGGCGCAACTGGTCAACTTCGGCGATCCGGAAGAGAACGCACGCTTCACCGAAATGTGGCCAATCAGGAAGTTTCCGGTGCTGCAAGATGGTGCGCGCGACAGGCTCATTCCCGAGTCTACACCGATCATCGAGTATCTGGAAATGCACTATCCCGGCAAGGCACAGCTTTTGCCCACCGACCCCGAGATGGCGCACGAAGCACGGTGGTTTGATCGTTTCTTCGATCTGCACGTGCATACGCATATGCAGAAGATCGTCGGCGACAAGCTCCGGCCGGAAGACAAGAAAGATGCTTTCGGGGTGGAGGAAGCCATCACAAAGCTGCGGACGGCCTATAGCGTGCTCGAAAGCAGGTTGAAGCACCGTACCTGGGCCGCTGGCGAGCAATATACCTTGGCCGATTGCTCCGCCTCACCGGCACTTTTCTACGCCAATCTGAATATGCCGCTCGGTTCCGAACATCCGAACGTATCTCACTATCTGCACAGGCTGATGAACCGGCCGTCTTTTGCGAGAGTGGTGGAGGAAGCAAAGCCTTATTTCCATATGCTGCCGCAGTAG
- a CDS encoding molybdopterin oxidoreductase family protein has protein sequence MNKPVLLRTGHSACPHDCPSTCALDIEVLDTGHIGRVRGAKENSYTAGVICAKVARYAERIHHPERLLKPVIRGGAKGEGVWKEASWEAALDLIAERFLKAEADYGSESVWPYYYAGTMGLVQRDSIHRLRHAKKYSNQFDSICTNLAWTGFFAGTGKLGGVDPREMAKSDCVVIWGTNAAATQVNVMTHAVRARKDRGAKIVAIDIYETATVRQADLGLVLKPGTDGAFACAVMHVLFRDGLADWDYLNAYTDDPKGLEQHLKDRTPEWAAAITGLTIAEIEEFARLVGTTKRTFFRLGYGFARQRNGAVNMHAALSIPAVTGAWKYEGGGGFHSNSGIFRMDKREIEGRAFVDPSIRHIDQCKIGPALTGDPAALYGGPPVMAMLVQNTNPANVAPEQRLVKQGMMRDDLFIAVHEQFMTDTAKLADVVLPATMFMEHDDIYRGGGQQHIVLGPKLIDGPGKTRPNLFVINELAKRLGVGDFPGFELDAKTLIDNMMAASNLPGFDVLKETRWLDIQPDFETAHYEKGFSWPDGKFRFKPDWTNGPSPNRPPQSMGLQGPFETLPQWPDYWQAIEVADEKHPFRLATSPAHNFLNSTFSETPTSVVKERRPELLIHPEDAAELGIEDGARVEIGNDRGEVVVHARVQAVTKRGVVISEGIFANSAFERGEGINVLTGADAPAPNGGAAFHDNKVWVRLAVE, from the coding sequence ATGAACAAACCTGTCCTGCTTCGCACGGGCCATTCCGCCTGTCCCCATGATTGCCCTTCGACTTGCGCCCTTGATATCGAGGTGCTCGATACTGGCCATATCGGCCGCGTGCGCGGTGCCAAGGAGAACAGCTACACGGCTGGCGTCATCTGCGCCAAGGTTGCCCGTTATGCCGAGCGCATCCATCATCCTGAACGGTTGCTGAAGCCCGTCATCCGTGGTGGTGCCAAGGGCGAGGGCGTGTGGAAAGAAGCGAGCTGGGAGGCGGCGCTTGATCTGATCGCTGAACGGTTTCTGAAGGCGGAAGCCGATTATGGCTCCGAGAGCGTCTGGCCTTATTACTATGCCGGCACCATGGGTCTTGTGCAGCGCGATTCGATTCACCGGCTGCGCCACGCCAAGAAATATTCCAACCAGTTCGATAGCATTTGCACCAACTTGGCCTGGACCGGCTTTTTCGCCGGCACCGGCAAGCTCGGTGGTGTCGACCCGCGCGAAATGGCCAAGTCCGACTGTGTCGTGATCTGGGGCACCAATGCTGCGGCGACGCAGGTCAATGTCATGACCCATGCTGTCCGCGCCCGCAAGGATCGCGGCGCCAAGATCGTCGCCATCGACATCTATGAGACCGCCACTGTCCGGCAGGCGGACCTGGGGCTTGTCCTCAAGCCTGGAACCGATGGCGCCTTCGCCTGTGCGGTCATGCATGTGCTGTTTCGCGATGGGCTTGCCGATTGGGACTATCTCAACGCCTATACCGACGATCCGAAGGGTCTCGAACAACATTTGAAGGATCGTACCCCGGAATGGGCCGCTGCGATCACCGGCCTGACCATTGCCGAGATCGAAGAGTTTGCCCGGCTCGTCGGCACAACCAAGCGGACATTCTTCCGTCTCGGCTACGGTTTTGCCCGCCAGCGCAACGGTGCGGTCAACATGCACGCGGCGCTGTCGATTCCGGCTGTTACCGGCGCCTGGAAATATGAAGGCGGCGGCGGCTTCCATTCAAATTCAGGCATTTTCCGCATGGACAAGCGGGAAATAGAGGGCCGTGCATTTGTCGACCCATCCATCCGGCACATCGACCAATGCAAGATTGGTCCGGCGCTCACCGGCGACCCGGCCGCGCTTTATGGCGGCCCGCCAGTCATGGCGATGCTGGTGCAGAACACCAATCCAGCCAATGTCGCGCCGGAACAGCGGCTGGTGAAACAGGGTATGATGCGCGATGATCTGTTCATAGCCGTGCATGAGCAGTTCATGACTGACACTGCCAAACTCGCCGATGTCGTTCTACCGGCCACCATGTTCATGGAGCATGACGACATCTATCGCGGTGGCGGCCAGCAGCACATCGTGCTCGGTCCGAAGCTGATCGATGGTCCCGGCAAAACACGGCCCAACCTCTTTGTCATCAACGAACTGGCGAAACGCCTCGGTGTGGGTGATTTCCCCGGCTTCGAACTCGACGCGAAGACACTCATCGACAACATGATGGCAGCTAGCAATCTGCCCGGCTTCGACGTGCTCAAAGAAACCCGCTGGCTCGACATCCAGCCGGATTTCGAAACGGCGCATTATGAAAAAGGTTTCAGCTGGCCGGATGGCAAGTTCCGTTTCAAGCCGGACTGGACCAACGGCCCGTCACCCAACCGGCCGCCGCAATCGATGGGCCTGCAAGGTCCGTTCGAAACATTGCCGCAATGGCCGGACTATTGGCAGGCAATCGAAGTCGCCGATGAAAAGCACCCCTTCCGCCTGGCGACGTCGCCCGCGCATAACTTCCTGAACTCGACTTTCTCTGAAACCCCGACTTCGGTGGTCAAGGAAAGGCGGCCGGAGCTGCTCATTCATCCGGAAGATGCGGCCGAACTCGGTATCGAGGACGGCGCGCGTGTGGAGATAGGCAATGATCGCGGCGAAGTCGTCGTGCATGCGCGCGTTCAGGCCGTAACGAAGCGCGGGGTGGTAATTTCCGAAGGCATCTTTGCCAATTCGGCTTTCGAGCGGGGCGAGGGGATCAATGTCCTGACCGGTGCTGATGCTCCAGCACCCAATGGCGGCGCCGCGTTCCACGATAACAAGGTTTGGGTGCGGTTGGCGGTAGAATAG